AGTAAAAGGGCACGTTGGCTGGACGCTTAGCCCTGCAGGGGAAGTCGCCTTCACCCACCTGCCCACGCCGCCCCGGTAACGATATTCTACGAAACAGGTTGCCTACGCTCTAGGGTATGGCGCCCCGCCAGCCCGATCCAGCAAAATCAGTCACTCACGAACCTATAGCGGTCGTTTCTCCGAACGCCGTGAAAGTGTTTCTCATGCGAATTGTTCTCTGCTACCCGGTTGAATCGCAACACATCGCCCGCATCCAGAGCGTTTGGCCGGAGGCCGAACTGGTCGACGCCGGGCAGGAGCGGATCGCCGCACAACTGCCGACCGCCGACATCTACTGTGGGCACGCGAAGGTGCCGGTGCCATGGGACGAGGTGGTGGCCGGCGGCCGATTGCAGTGGATCCAATCGTCGGCCGCGGGCCTCGACCACTGCCTCGTACCGAGCGTGGTCGATAGCACCATTACGGTCACAAGTGCCTCGGGGGTTCTGGCGAAACAGGTCGCGGACCAAACTTTTGCGTTGTTGCTCGGGGTTTTGCGGAATTTGCCGACGTATTTCCGGGCCAAAGAGGCGCGGGAGTTCATCCGCCGCCCGACCCGCGACTTGTACGGGGCCCGCGTCGGCATCGTCGGCTTGGGGGGGAACGGCCGGCTGTTGGCGAGATTGCTCAAGGCGTTCGATTGCTCAGTGATCGCCACCGATTGGTTTCCGGAGCAAAAGTCGCCGTTCGTTGACGAGATTTTGCCGGCCGACCGCGTGGACGATTTGTTGCCACGCGTTGATGTGTTGATCCTGGCGGCGCCGCTGACCGACCACACCCGCGGGCTGATCGACGCCCGTCGGTTGCGGATGTTGCCGGCCGGGGCCGTAGTGATCAACGTCGCCCGCGGGCCGATCATCGTCGAAAGCGATTTGGTGGAGGTATTGAACTCGGGCCACCTGTGGGGCGCGGGCGTCGACGTTACCCAGGTGGAGCCGTTGCCGAACGACAGTCAGTTGTGGGCGGTTCCAAATGTGATCATCACGCCTCACGTCGGCGGGCAGCGAGCGAGCCGCATCGACGACATGACGGATCTGTTCTGCGAAAACCTGCGGCGCTACCGCGCCGGCAAACCCTTGGCGAACCTCGTCGACAAGCGGTTGGGATTCCCCGAGCCGAGCCAAATCTACGGCGCGGTGTGAGTGCCCCCACAAAGCCGCGACCGGTGGTCGCGGTCCGGTAACTTCACCATTACCATCCCACATCCGTGGCAGCGCGCATCGCCCCCCGCGTCGAAGCCTCTCAGCGCCACGAAGTCAATTGCGAATTCCCGCACCAAGATTGCGTGTTTTGTTGCGAAAGTGTCTACAGAATAGGCAGTTTGCGTAGACTTCCGATCTGGACCGCGGCATCACCCGCTGCGTAATATAGAGGTGTTAGCAGGCGGCCCGCGCAGTCGGATCGCCAAGCGCCGCGTGATGAGCCGCACCAAATTCGACCAGGAGGGATTCTGGCGCCAAGGTGCGAACCTCGAGCTCGTCCGCCGCGACTTATCTTTCGAAGGACAACTATGAACCCCTCGACGACCATTCTTCAAGGCACTCGGACGATTACGTTCGATGGGCAGGAGGCCAACCGCTGCCCGACCGATCTTTACGATCGGTACGAGCAACTGCTGGAAGGTCAACATCTTGGTTGGACCGAACACCTCCGCTTCCGTCGCCTGTTGGGGACGGGCGGGCAGGGGGTCGTCTACCTCAGCGACCGTCGCGGCTGCGACGGCTTCACGCTGCCGGTCGCCGTAAAGGTTTTCTCGCCAGAGCGGTTTTCCAGCCAACAAAGCTACGACATGGCGATGGCCCGCATCGCCCAAGTGTCTTGCAGCGTCGCGAAGATTCAGCACGACTCGCTGCTCGACGTGCAGAACTTCATCGAGCGCAATCGCATCCGCATCATGGAGATGGAGTGGGTCGACG
This sequence is a window from Lacipirellula parvula. Protein-coding genes within it:
- a CDS encoding D-2-hydroxyacid dehydrogenase — translated: MRIVLCYPVESQHIARIQSVWPEAELVDAGQERIAAQLPTADIYCGHAKVPVPWDEVVAGGRLQWIQSSAAGLDHCLVPSVVDSTITVTSASGVLAKQVADQTFALLLGVLRNLPTYFRAKEAREFIRRPTRDLYGARVGIVGLGGNGRLLARLLKAFDCSVIATDWFPEQKSPFVDEILPADRVDDLLPRVDVLILAAPLTDHTRGLIDARRLRMLPAGAVVINVARGPIIVESDLVEVLNSGHLWGAGVDVTQVEPLPNDSQLWAVPNVIITPHVGGQRASRIDDMTDLFCENLRRYRAGKPLANLVDKRLGFPEPSQIYGAV